From Ipomoea triloba cultivar NCNSP0323 chromosome 5, ASM357664v1, the proteins below share one genomic window:
- the LOC116019381 gene encoding uncharacterized protein LOC116019381 encodes MDFLSTSTKSMKTQLAIADAASWYCGIVLLCLLLLCSDNSSSDASDAVSVRGNQLSNNRPCDEIYVVGEGETLHTISDKCGDPYIVEQNPHIHDPDDVFPGLVIKITPHPLTR; translated from the coding sequence ATGGATTTCCTCAGCACATCAACAAAGTCCATGAAAACACAGCTAGCCATAGCAGACGCCGCCTCCTGGTACTGCGGAATCGTCCTGCTCTGTCTCCTTCTCCTCTGCTCCGACAACTCCTCCTCGGACGCCTCCGACGCCGTTTCCGTCCGAGGAAATCAGCTGTCCAACAACCGCCCGTGCGACGAAATCTATGTGGTCGGAGAAGGCGAAACGCTCCACACCATCAGCGACAAGTGCGGCGATCCTTATATAGTGGAGCAGAACCCCCACATCCATGACCCCGATGATGTCTTCCCAGGCCTTGTCATCAAAATTACTCCTCATCCTCTTACTAGGTAG